A genomic segment from Paraburkholderia sabiae encodes:
- a CDS encoding non-ribosomal peptide synthetase, with protein sequence MDIGNRLPILSKAEARSTTVAHELLASREEFWRQRLEQFKIVQLPFSSSEGNAPATWQSTAWLMPGALAELSPSDRAEFLLTAWVVYLARITGEAELQLGWTPVPNGSRAGVNALEVLVASVVPMAITIDLDNNFAEARTAVAAEFAQLNAQDTFARDLIARCPTLSGVEALRLRRPWPVGVTLTGESCSAAEESVSSSSSEIARSGELVTLEICALDGSFRWHFDASRLEPNQFERMTQHLQNLLCAVMTDAQQSLGCIGLLSSDERTCLLEDLNRTATPYPSDRCIHELFEAQVRKTPDAVAVVHADARLKYGELNTRANRLAYHLIALGVKPGERVAIVLDRGIALVVAQLAVLKAGGVYVPIDRGGPVGRRSWIMTDCAVRLILVGDENEGGLEIPIPILAIDPIMAGTGCSTDPGLALTAEAPAYVMYTSGSTGLPKAVVVPHRAVNRLVINNGYAELTSSDRVAWVGSPAFSISTLEVWAPLLHGSSLIVIPHTAVLQPEVLRTLVRRHRITMLHLTAGLFSRSVDELGPVLASLRFLLVGGGAVDAAAVARVLSQSRPQHLLHCYGSTETSTFATVCEITAIDQTVRRLPIGRPIANTRVYLLDGHGAPVPFGAVGELYVGGAGVARGYLNRPELTAERFIASPFVEGDRLYRTGDLARYLPDGNLEFLGRNDDQVKIRGFRIEPGEIAARLIEHAWVRDAVVVAQQDGAGEKRLVAYVVCAPEAGSDEGDGGGLAGVLQAHLSARLPDYMVPSAFVRLAALPLTVNGKLDRKALPAPDDEAYAHRAYEAPQGEVEITLAQIWAELLGVERVGRHDHFFALGGHSLLAVQLMERLRRRSLRIEVRTLLVKPVLADLAASLSSHHEMAVPANLISEQSPAITPEMLPLIELKQGEIDRIVATVPGGVGNIQDIYDLSPLQDGILFHHLLATKGDPYLLVSQMAFADRDLLERYLAAVQRVVDRHDILRTSFVWEGLSRPAQVVWRNALLEVSEVELDGSCGPGDAQLKHRFDPRQHRIELGRAPLLRFVIAREPGSARWLLLELQHHLIGDHTTLELMHAEVRAVLEGREHELAEPQPFRNLIAQARLGVGEPAHEQFFREMLSEIDGPTLPFGLGEVRGDGSGVDEARRQLPQALNDRLRVQARRLGVSLASLCHLAWGQVVARSSDREQVVFGTVLFGRMHGGSGADRAMGLFINTLPLRLDLDGTGVEASVRTTHARLAELLVHEHASLALAQRCSGVAAPAPLFSALLNYRHNTPAAVSASAADVLSGMEWLGAQERTNYPLSLSVEDCEEALGLTAQVSGPVSADRVCGYMQHTLAQLAEALERAPNTPVRELGILPGQERRYLLEELNRTEAVYPSERCIHELFEAQVRRSPEAVALVHENERLSYGELNARANQLAHHLVGLGVTPDQPVAICVARSVAMVVGLLAILKAGGAYLPLDPAYPSARLRQMLEDAAPPLLLADAAGRAALGADALLDLTVVDLETATPEWANLPVSDPDPRELGLTSRHLAYVIYTSGSTGAPKGVMIEHASTVNLLHWSSDVFTASEISRTLFATSISFDLSVYECFVPLSQGSTFYLVENALALAGRSLDISLINTVPSAIAALVDRKAVPPSTSVVNLAGEWLTAELIEKIFASSRVQKICNLYAPSETTTYSTLICVRRGDVVVETIGRPIANTRVYLLDGHGAPVPFGAVGELYVGGAGVVRGYLNRPELTAERFIASPFVEGDRLYRTGDLARYLPDGNLEFLGRNDDQVKIRGFRIEPGEIAARLIEHAWVRDAVVVAQQDGAGEKRLVAYVVCAPEAGSDEGDGGGLAGVLQAHLSARLPDYMVPSAFVRLAALPLTVNGKLDRKALPAPDDEAYAHRAYEAPQGEVEITLAQIWAELLGVERVGRHDHFFALGGHSLLAVQLLSRVSLAIGFTLPLTTLFAKPVLADLAASIMDGLSRSGAQDLPAIVAVSREAPLVLSFAQQRLWFLAQLDQSSTNYHILLGWRLKGGLDRSAWQRSLDRVLARHEALRSVFVAPEGKPWVEVLPEDAGLPVVEHDLRERSDAEAALLDLCDEEGRTPFDLARGPLIRGRLVRMSDEEHVFLLTQHHIVSDGWSMGVLLRELSQLYRAFEAGHDDPLPPLAIQYLDYAAWQRQWLSGERLQKQAQYWRNNLSGAPARLALPTDRPRPAEQLFAGASVTVVIDADLTRELKRLSLQHGTTLFMTILAAWAAVLSRLSGQDDLVIGVPSANRGHREIEGLIGFFVNTLALRLDLSGRPRVSELLERTRRTVLAAQEHQDLPFEQVVEIVRPPRALDHTPLFQVMLAWENNAVTSLDLPGLSVETTGEAFDQVKFDLELSLGEHGEEIAGTLGYATALFDQATIERQRGYLLALLRAMAADAQQTVHRIELLSTAERTYLLEELNRTAVTYPEQQCIHELFEAQVRQAPDAVAVVYQDQRVSYGELNARANQLANHLIGLGVTPDQPVAICVARSVAMVVGLLAILKAGGAYLPLDPAYPSARLRQMLEDAAPPLLLADAAGRAALGADALLDLTVVDLETATPEWANLPVSDPDPRELGLTSRHLAYVIYTSGSTGAPKGAQNEHRAIVNRLIWMQNAYGLKATDVVLQKTPFGFDVSAWEFFWTLLEGATLVLAPPDAHRDPAALVDLIIGERITTVHFVPSILVSFMDAKSVDRCTSLRRVLCSGEALPAASVHKVRRLLPWTGLHNLYGPTEAAIDVTAWSCPDEFDGAIVPIGHPIANTRVYLLDGHGAPVPFGAVGELYVGGAGVARGYLNRPELTAGRFIASPFVEGDRLYRTGDLARYLPDGNLEFLGRNDDQVKIRGFRIEPGEIAARLIEHAWVRDAVVAQQDGAGEKRLVAYVVCAPEAGSDEGDGGGLAGVLQAHLSARLPDYMVPSAFVRLAALPLTVNGKLDRKALPAPDDEAYAHRAYEAPQGEVEITLAQIWAELLGVERVGRHDHFFALGGHSLLAVQLISRAQKAGLTFSAADLFQAPVLRELASKIHLKRQPSSPQVIPVLETGSQPPLFFVPTGLGDCSYVPALVKEMDVDCPVYALPWPHFDDERPLTLEALAAEVMLAVREIQPHGPYRFAGYSSGAILAYAIAQHLVNLNEAVSFMAFMDAALPANRRSLSPTQMAREVLLDSVEFLEDDSFQVLERFAANSSIGQLIQKAQQIGAIPQDRDLESLLLTYEKAAQFQRALDLYEAPSLGIEINQFYVNGPVRSRRARGSIGQDASSPLRGWGRVLRAEAIHAVSVPGDHTTMMNTPENRRVLARCLSIALNNSPDRRRQSQAPPRVVVQIGFCRAKVPG encoded by the coding sequence ATGGATATAGGCAACCGCTTACCGATCTTAAGCAAAGCTGAGGCGCGGAGCACAACAGTTGCCCATGAATTGTTGGCATCTCGTGAAGAGTTCTGGCGACAGCGACTAGAGCAGTTCAAGATAGTTCAGCTTCCGTTTTCGTCGTCAGAAGGCAACGCTCCGGCGACATGGCAATCGACCGCTTGGCTCATGCCGGGTGCGTTGGCTGAGCTATCTCCCAGTGATCGCGCGGAATTCTTGCTAACTGCTTGGGTGGTCTATCTCGCCCGCATCACCGGGGAAGCAGAGCTTCAACTGGGATGGACTCCCGTGCCGAATGGATCGCGAGCCGGCGTGAATGCGCTCGAGGTGCTTGTCGCGTCTGTCGTGCCGATGGCAATTACCATCGACCTCGATAACAATTTCGCAGAGGCGCGCACGGCGGTCGCGGCCGAATTCGCTCAGCTGAACGCGCAGGATACCTTTGCGCGGGATCTTATTGCGCGATGCCCGACGTTGAGCGGTGTGGAGGCGCTACGATTGCGCCGTCCCTGGCCGGTTGGCGTTACGCTTACGGGAGAGAGCTGTTCTGCTGCTGAAGAGTCGGTTTCGAGCTCCAGTTCTGAGATAGCTCGCTCCGGTGAGTTGGTAACGCTCGAGATTTGCGCTCTGGATGGGAGCTTCCGATGGCACTTTGATGCAAGTCGCCTCGAGCCTAATCAGTTCGAGCGTATGACACAGCATTTGCAGAATTTGTTGTGTGCTGTGATGACCGATGCGCAGCAGTCGTTGGGGTGCATCGGGCTGCTGTCGTCCGATGAGCGCACCTGCCTCTTGGAGGATCTGAACCGGACGGCGACGCCTTATCCTTCGGACCGGTGTATCCATGAGCTGTTCGAGGCGCAGGTGCGTAAGACGCCGGATGCGGTAGCCGTGGTCCATGCTGACGCGCGCTTAAAATATGGCGAGCTCAATACCCGGGCGAACAGGCTCGCATATCATCTCATCGCGCTTGGGGTGAAGCCGGGCGAGCGCGTTGCGATAGTGCTTGATCGAGGCATTGCTCTTGTTGTCGCACAACTGGCAGTTCTGAAGGCGGGTGGGGTCTATGTACCGATTGATCGGGGCGGTCCAGTTGGGCGACGAAGCTGGATTATGACCGACTGTGCTGTGCGCCTCATCCTTGTAGGTGACGAGAATGAGGGCGGGCTTGAGATTCCGATTCCTATTCTGGCCATTGATCCGATCATGGCTGGAACAGGGTGTAGTACCGATCCTGGCCTGGCATTGACCGCCGAGGCTCCGGCCTACGTGATGTACACCTCCGGGTCGACCGGCCTTCCGAAGGCCGTGGTTGTTCCTCATCGTGCTGTCAACCGTCTCGTCATCAACAACGGCTATGCGGAGCTCACCTCGAGTGATCGCGTGGCCTGGGTAGGCAGTCCCGCCTTTAGCATCAGTACGCTGGAAGTTTGGGCACCACTGCTGCACGGTTCCAGCCTAATTGTGATTCCACACACAGCTGTACTGCAGCCCGAGGTGCTGCGCACTCTGGTTCGGCGGCACCGCATCACCATGCTGCATTTGACTGCCGGGTTGTTCAGCCGGAGCGTTGATGAGTTAGGCCCGGTGCTGGCGAGTTTGCGATTTCTACTAGTTGGTGGTGGCGCGGTTGATGCGGCGGCCGTGGCCCGGGTTTTGAGCCAAAGCCGACCGCAACATCTCTTGCACTGCTACGGTTCAACTGAGACGTCGACCTTTGCGACGGTCTGCGAGATCACCGCCATTGATCAGACAGTCCGACGACTCCCCATCGGCCGTCCGATTGCGAACACGCGGGTGTATCTGCTTGACGGACACGGTGCGCCGGTTCCGTTTGGCGCGGTCGGGGAGCTCTACGTCGGCGGGGCGGGGGTGGCGCGCGGTTATCTGAACCGGCCCGAGCTGACCGCGGAGCGGTTCATCGCCAGTCCCTTTGTCGAGGGCGACCGGCTGTACCGCACAGGCGATCTGGCGCGGTATCTGCCGGACGGCAATCTTGAGTTTTTGGGCCGCAACGACGATCAGGTGAAGATCCGCGGCTTCCGCATCGAGCCGGGGGAGATTGCGGCGCGGCTCATCGAGCACGCCTGGGTGCGCGATGCGGTGGTGGTGGCGCAGCAGGACGGTGCCGGCGAGAAGCGGCTGGTGGCCTATGTGGTGTGTGCGCCCGAGGCCGGCTCGGACGAGGGTGATGGAGGCGGGCTTGCGGGCGTCTTGCAGGCGCACTTAAGTGCGCGGCTGCCGGACTACATGGTGCCGAGCGCGTTTGTGCGGCTGGCGGCGCTGCCGCTGACGGTGAATGGCAAGCTCGATCGCAAGGCGCTGCCGGCGCCGGACGATGAGGCGTATGCGCATCGCGCCTATGAGGCGCCGCAAGGCGAGGTCGAGATCACGCTGGCACAGATCTGGGCCGAGCTTCTCGGTGTGGAGCGGGTCGGACGCCACGACCACTTCTTTGCGCTCGGCGGGCACTCGCTATTGGCGGTGCAGCTGATGGAGCGGCTGCGGCGGCGGTCACTGCGCATCGAGGTGCGCACCTTGCTCGTCAAGCCGGTGCTGGCGGACCTGGCTGCAAGCCTCAGTAGCCATCACGAGATGGCGGTCCCGGCCAACCTGATCAGCGAACAGAGTCCGGCGATCACGCCAGAGATGCTGCCGCTGATTGAGCTGAAGCAGGGCGAGATCGACCGGATCGTCGCCACAGTGCCCGGCGGCGTCGGCAACATCCAGGACATTTATGACTTGTCGCCACTGCAGGACGGCATCCTGTTCCATCATCTGTTGGCGACAAAGGGCGATCCGTACCTGCTGGTCTCGCAGATGGCGTTTGCGGACCGTGACCTGCTCGAGCGCTATCTTGCCGCGGTTCAGCGGGTGGTGGATCGGCACGATATCCTGCGGACGTCGTTTGTCTGGGAAGGGCTGTCGCGCCCGGCCCAGGTGGTGTGGCGGAACGCGCTGCTGGAGGTGAGCGAGGTCGAGCTGGACGGGTCTTGTGGTCCGGGCGACGCGCAGCTGAAGCATCGGTTTGATCCGCGCCAGCACCGCATCGAGCTTGGCCGGGCGCCCTTGTTGCGGTTTGTGATTGCGCGCGAGCCCGGCAGCGCGCGCTGGCTGCTGCTGGAGCTGCAGCATCATCTGATCGGGGATCACACCACGCTGGAGCTGATGCATGCCGAGGTCCGGGCCGTGCTGGAGGGACGCGAGCATGAGCTGGCCGAGCCGCAGCCATTCCGCAACCTGATAGCGCAGGCGCGGCTGGGTGTGGGAGAGCCGGCGCATGAGCAGTTCTTCCGGGAGATGCTCTCGGAGATTGACGGGCCGACGCTGCCGTTCGGGCTGGGCGAGGTGCGCGGCGACGGCAGCGGGGTGGACGAGGCGCGGCGGCAGTTGCCGCAGGCGCTTAACGACCGGCTGCGGGTGCAGGCGCGGCGGCTGGGGGTGAGCCTGGCGAGCCTGTGCCATCTGGCCTGGGGCCAGGTGGTGGCGCGCAGCAGCGACCGCGAGCAGGTGGTGTTCGGCACGGTGCTGTTCGGGCGCATGCATGGTGGCAGCGGCGCGGACCGCGCGATGGGGCTGTTCATCAACACGCTGCCGCTGCGGCTTGACCTGGACGGGACCGGGGTCGAGGCGAGCGTGCGGACCACCCACGCGCGGCTGGCCGAGCTGCTCGTACATGAGCATGCCTCGCTGGCGCTGGCGCAACGCTGCAGCGGCGTTGCGGCGCCGGCGCCACTGTTCAGCGCGCTGTTGAACTACCGCCACAATACGCCGGCGGCGGTCTCCGCCTCTGCAGCCGATGTGCTGTCCGGCATGGAATGGCTGGGTGCGCAGGAGCGCACCAACTATCCGCTGAGCCTGTCGGTGGAGGACTGCGAAGAAGCACTGGGCCTGACGGCGCAGGTGAGCGGGCCGGTTTCTGCGGATCGGGTCTGCGGCTACATGCAGCACACGCTCGCGCAGCTGGCGGAGGCGCTGGAGCGGGCGCCGAACACGCCGGTGCGGGAGCTGGGGATCCTGCCGGGGCAGGAGCGCCGGTATCTGCTGGAGGAGCTGAACCGCACGGAGGCGGTGTATCCGTCGGAGCGGTGCATCCACGAGCTGTTCGAGGCGCAGGTGCGCCGCTCGCCGGAGGCGGTGGCGCTGGTGCATGAGAACGAGAGACTGAGCTATGGCGAGCTCAACGCGCGGGCCAACCAGCTGGCGCACCATCTGGTCGGGCTTGGGGTGACGCCGGACCAGCCGGTGGCGATCTGCGTTGCGCGCAGCGTGGCGATGGTGGTCGGGCTGTTGGCGATCCTCAAGGCGGGTGGCGCCTATCTGCCGCTGGATCCGGCCTATCCGTCGGCGCGGTTGCGCCAGATGCTCGAGGATGCGGCGCCGCCGCTGCTGCTGGCCGATGCGGCCGGCCGTGCCGCGCTGGGGGCCGACGCGCTGCTCGATCTGACGGTGGTCGATCTAGAGACGGCGACGCCGGAGTGGGCGAACCTGCCGGTCTCCGATCCGGACCCGCGCGAGCTCGGCCTGACCTCGCGCCATCTCGCTTATGTGATCTACACCTCCGGATCCACCGGCGCGCCCAAGGGCGTCATGATTGAGCATGCGAGCACGGTGAACCTGCTGCATTGGAGCAGCGACGTGTTTACGGCATCAGAGATCAGCCGCACGCTGTTTGCCACCTCGATCAGTTTCGATCTGTCCGTCTATGAGTGCTTCGTTCCGCTTTCGCAAGGAAGCACGTTTTACCTTGTCGAGAATGCGCTGGCGCTGGCCGGGAGGTCTTTGGATATCTCTTTGATCAACACAGTGCCCTCGGCGATCGCCGCTCTGGTCGACAGGAAAGCAGTGCCGCCTTCGACCAGCGTCGTCAATTTGGCGGGCGAGTGGCTGACGGCGGAATTGATTGAGAAGATCTTTGCGAGCAGTCGGGTCCAGAAGATTTGTAATCTGTATGCGCCTTCTGAAACCACCACGTACTCAACCTTGATCTGCGTGCGAAGGGGGGACGTTGTCGTTGAGACGATTGGCCGTCCGATTGCGAACACGCGGGTGTATCTGCTTGACGGACACGGTGCGCCGGTTCCGTTTGGCGCGGTCGGGGAGCTCTACGTCGGCGGGGCGGGGGTGGTGCGCGGTTATCTGAACCGGCCCGAGCTGACCGCGGAGCGGTTCATCGCCAGTCCCTTTGTCGAGGGCGACCGGCTGTACCGCACAGGCGATCTGGCGCGGTATCTGCCGGACGGCAATCTTGAGTTTTTGGGCCGCAACGATGACCAGGTGAAGATCCGCGGCTTCCGCATCGAGCCGGGGGAGATTGCGGCGCGGCTCATCGAGCATGCCTGGGTGCGCGATGCGGTGGTGGTGGCGCAGCAGGACGGTGCCGGCGAGAAGCGGCTGGTGGCCTATGTGGTGTGTGCGCCCGAGGCCGGCTCGGACGAGGGTGATGGAGGCGGGCTTGCGGGCGTCTTGCAGGCGCACTTAAGTGCGCGGCTGCCGGACTACATGGTGCCGAGCGCGTTTGTGCGGCTGGCGGCGCTGCCGCTGACGGTGAATGGCAAGCTCGATCGCAAGGCGCTGCCGGCGCCGGACGATGAGGCGTATGCGCATCGCGCCTATGAGGCGCCGCAAGGCGAGGTCGAGATCACGCTGGCACAGATCTGGGCCGAGCTTCTCGGTGTGGAGCGGGTCGGACGCCACGACCACTTCTTTGCGCTCGGCGGGCACTCGCTATTGGCGGTGCAGCTGTTGAGCCGGGTCTCGCTGGCCATTGGCTTCACACTGCCGTTGACCACGCTGTTTGCCAAACCGGTGCTGGCCGATCTGGCCGCGAGTATCATGGATGGGTTGAGCCGCTCCGGCGCGCAAGACCTGCCAGCCATTGTGGCGGTATCGCGTGAAGCGCCGCTTGTGCTGTCGTTTGCGCAGCAGCGGCTGTGGTTTTTGGCGCAGCTGGATCAGAGCAGTACGAACTATCACATTCTGCTCGGGTGGCGGCTCAAGGGTGGGCTCGACCGCAGCGCCTGGCAGCGCAGCCTTGACCGTGTGTTGGCGCGTCATGAGGCGCTGCGCAGCGTGTTTGTCGCGCCGGAGGGCAAGCCCTGGGTGGAGGTTCTGCCGGAGGATGCGGGGCTGCCGGTTGTGGAGCACGATCTGCGGGAGAGATCGGATGCCGAAGCGGCACTTTTGGACCTGTGTGACGAAGAGGGGCGCACGCCATTCGATCTTGCGCGCGGTCCGCTGATCCGCGGACGATTGGTGCGGATGTCGGACGAGGAACACGTCTTCCTGCTGACCCAGCATCACATCGTCTCGGACGGCTGGTCGATGGGCGTGCTGCTGCGTGAACTTAGCCAGCTCTACCGGGCATTCGAGGCTGGGCACGACGATCCTCTGCCGCCGCTTGCGATCCAGTATCTGGATTACGCCGCCTGGCAACGCCAATGGCTGTCGGGGGAACGGCTGCAGAAGCAGGCGCAATATTGGCGCAACAATCTATCTGGCGCACCGGCCCGTCTGGCCTTGCCGACAGATCGGCCTCGGCCGGCAGAGCAGTTGTTTGCCGGGGCCAGTGTGACGGTCGTGATCGATGCGGATCTGACGCGGGAACTGAAGCGGCTGAGCCTGCAGCATGGCACGACGTTGTTCATGACGATACTGGCGGCCTGGGCGGCGGTGCTGTCTCGTCTGTCGGGGCAGGACGATCTTGTGATTGGCGTGCCGAGCGCCAATCGGGGGCACCGCGAGATCGAAGGGCTGATCGGGTTCTTCGTCAACACGCTGGCGCTTCGGCTGGACCTGTCGGGTAGGCCGCGCGTGTCGGAGCTTCTGGAGCGGACACGGCGCACGGTGCTGGCTGCGCAGGAGCATCAGGACCTGCCGTTCGAGCAGGTGGTGGAGATCGTGCGGCCGCCCCGGGCTCTTGATCATACGCCATTATTCCAGGTGATGCTGGCCTGGGAGAACAATGCGGTTACGTCATTGGACCTGCCGGGGCTGAGCGTCGAAACTACCGGGGAGGCGTTCGATCAGGTCAAGTTCGATCTGGAGCTGAGCCTTGGCGAGCATGGCGAGGAGATCGCCGGAACGTTGGGTTATGCCACGGCGCTGTTTGATCAGGCGACCATCGAGCGGCAACGAGGCTATCTGCTGGCGCTGCTGCGGGCGATGGCTGCCGATGCTCAGCAAACGGTCCACCGGATTGAGCTGCTGTCGACTGCCGAGCGCACGTATCTGCTGGAGGAGCTGAACCGGACGGCGGTGACGTATCCTGAGCAGCAGTGCATCCATGAGCTGTTTGAGGCCCAGGTGCGCCAGGCGCCGGATGCGGTGGCGGTGGTCTATCAGGACCAGCGCGTAAGCTATGGCGAGCTCAATGCGCGGGCCAACCAGCTGGCGAATCATCTGATCGGGCTTGGGGTGACGCCGGACCAGCCGGTGGCGATCTGCGTTGCGCGCAGTGTGGCGATGGTGGTCGGGCTGTTGGCGATCCTCAAGGCGGGTGGCGCCTATCTGCCGCTGGATCCGGCCTATCCGTCGGCGCGGTTGCGCCAGATGCTCGAGGATGCGGCGCCGCCGCTGCTGCTGGCCGATGCGGCCGGCCGTGCCGCGCTGGGGGCCGATGCGCTGCTCGATCTGACGGTGGTCGATCTAGAGACGGCGACGCCGGAGTGGGCGAACCTGCCGGTCTCCGATCCGGACCCGCGTGAGCTCGGCCTGACCTCGCGCCATCTCGCCTATGTGATCTACACCTCCGGATCCACCGGCGCGCCCAAGGGGGCACAGAATGAGCATCGGGCTATCGTTAATCGCCTGATCTGGATGCAAAACGCCTATGGTCTCAAGGCAACTGATGTCGTGTTGCAGAAGACGCCATTTGGCTTCGATGTCTCGGCCTGGGAGTTCTTCTGGACGTTGCTTGAAGGGGCGACCCTGGTGCTGGCGCCTCCGGATGCGCACAGAGATCCCGCTGCATTGGTTGACTTGATCATCGGCGAGCGCATCACGACGGTTCACTTCGTGCCATCCATACTGGTCAGTTTTATGGATGCGAAGAGTGTTGACCGCTGCACGTCGCTGCGGCGTGTTTTATGCAGCGGCGAGGCGCTTCCTGCCGCCAGTGTGCATAAGGTTCGGCGCCTCTTGCCTTGGACAGGCCTGCACAATCTGTACGGTCCGACCGAAGCTGCGATCGACGTGACAGCGTGGAGTTGTCCGGATGAGTTTGATGGCGCCATTGTCCCGATCGGCCATCCGATTGCGAACACGCGGGTGTATCTGCTTGACGGGCACGGTGCGCCGGTTCCGTTTGGCGCGGTCGGGGAGCTCTATGTCGGCGGGGCGGGGGTAGCACGGGGGTATCTGAACCGGCCCGAGCTGACCGCGGGGCGGTTCATCGCCAGTCCCTTTGTCGAGGGCGACCGGCTGTACCGCACTGGCGATCTGGCGCGGTATCTGCCGGACGGCAATCTTGAGTTTTTGGGCCGCAACGACGATCAGGTGAAGATCCGCGGCTTCCGCATCGAGCCGGGGGAGATTGCGGCGCGGCTCATCGAGCACGCCTGGGTGCGCGATGCGGTGGTGGCGCAGCAGGACGGTGCCGGCGAGAAGCGGCTGGTGGCCTATGTGGTGTGTGCGCCCGAGGCCGGCTCGGACGAGGGTGATGGAGGCGGGCTTGCGGGCGTCTTGCAGGCGCACTTAAGTGCGCGGCTGCCGGACTACATGGTGCCGAGCGCGTTTGTGCGGCTGGCGGCGCTGCCGCTGACAGTGAATGGCAAGCTCGATCGCAAGGCGCTGCCGGCGCCGGACGATGAGGCGTATGCGCATCGCGCCTATGAGGCGCCGCAAGGCGAGGTCGAGATCACGCTGGCACAGATCTGGGCCGAGCTTCTCGGTGTGGAGCGGGTCGGACGCCACGACCACTTCTTTGCGCTCGGCGGGCACTCGCTATTGGCGGTGCAGCTGATCAGTCGAGCACAAAAAGCAGGGCTGACGTTTAGCGCTGCCGACCTCTTCCAAGCCCCTGTTCTGAGGGAGCTCGCATCGAAGATTCATTTGAAGCGACAGCCCAGCAGTCCGCAAGTGATTCCCGTTCTGGAAACGGGATCACAGCCACCTCTCTTCTTTGTTCCCACAGGATTGGGCGATTGTTCCTATGTCCCCGCCCTTGTGAAGGAAATGGACGTCGACTGTCCGGTCTATGCTTTGCCATGGCCGCATTTCGACGACGAACGTCCACTAACTCTTGAGGCACTAGCGGCGGAAGTAATGCTAGCAGTTAGAGAGATCCAGCCACATGGACCGTATCGCTTTGCTGGATACTCATCAGGGGCAATCTTGGCTTACGCGATTGCGCAGCACTTAGTGAATCTGAATGAAGCTGTGTCATTCATGGCCTTCATGGATGCTGCGTTACCTGCAAATCGACGAAGCTTATCGCCGACCCAAATGGCACGGGAAGTGCTGCTGGATTCTGTGGAATTCTTGGAAGATGACAGCTTCCAGGTCTTAGAACGATTTGCTGCAAACAGCTCGATTGGTCAACTGATTCAAAAGGCACAGCAAATTGGGGCGATACCCCAGGACCGTGATCTAGAAAGCCTTCTTCTGACGTATGAAAAGGCCGCGCAGTTCCAAAGGGCACTGGACTTGTATGAAGCTCCATCTCTTGGAATCGAGATCAACCAGTTTTATGTCAACGGACCTGTCCGCAGCCGTCGTGCACGAGGTTCAATAGGTCAGGACGCAAGTTCGCCGTTGCGGGGGTGGGGCAGGGTTTTACGTGCTGAAGCCATTCACGCCGTGTCCGTTCCGGGTGACCACACGACGATGATGAACACCCCAGAAAACCGCCGAGTTCTGGCTCGATGCCTTTCGATAGCCTTGAACAATTCACCAGACCGTCGGCGGCAATCGCAGGCGCCGCCGAGGGTTGTGGTGCAAATAGGGTTCTGTCGCGCCAAGGTGCCGGGTTAA
- a CDS encoding IS110 family RNA-guided transposase, with amino-acid sequence MKITTIGIDLAKSVFAVHGVNEHGRAVLKKVLKRDQMLPFFANLPACVIGIEACGSAHYWARKLQGMGHTVRLIAPQFVKPYVKTNKNDAADAEAICEAVARPNMRFVPIKNVEQQSVLSLHRVRQGFVKARTAQANQIRGLLSEFGLVVPQGIAHIARRVPALVEDAANDLTGSFRLLIQRLMEHLKELDRQVRDLEAQIQRWHRDNDASLKLAQVPGIGPITATALVASVGDAKGFTSGRQLAAWLGLVPKQNSSGGKNILLGISKRGDTYLRTLLIHGARAVIRAVQRRNDQEGWLPRLLQRRNPNVVAVALANKNARIVWALLAHGRSYQLGYQAAG; translated from the coding sequence ATGAAGATTACGACAATTGGCATCGATCTGGCTAAATCTGTGTTTGCTGTGCATGGCGTAAATGAGCATGGCAGAGCGGTCTTGAAGAAGGTGCTCAAGCGGGATCAGATGCTGCCGTTCTTCGCGAACCTGCCAGCCTGTGTGATCGGGATAGAAGCCTGCGGGAGCGCTCACTACTGGGCCCGAAAGCTTCAGGGCATGGGACACACCGTTCGCCTAATCGCACCACAGTTCGTGAAACCGTACGTCAAGACGAACAAGAACGACGCGGCCGACGCCGAAGCCATTTGCGAGGCAGTCGCGCGGCCCAACATGCGATTTGTGCCGATCAAGAATGTCGAGCAGCAATCAGTGTTGTCGCTACATCGCGTACGTCAGGGCTTCGTAAAAGCCCGTACGGCACAGGCGAACCAGATCCGCGGACTGCTTAGCGAATTTGGGCTCGTCGTTCCACAGGGCATTGCTCACATCGCCCGTCGCGTGCCAGCTTTAGTTGAAGATGCGGCTAACGACCTGACCGGATCGTTCCGGTTGCTGATTCAACGTTTGATGGAACATCTGAAGGAGCTCGATCGACAGGTCCGGGATCTGGAGGCACAGATCCAAAGATGGCATCGCGACAATGACGCGAGTCTCAAGCTCGCGCAGGTGCCCGGCATTGGGCCGATTACGGCAACTGCATTAGTAGCTTCGGTCGGTGATGCCAAAGGCTTCACCAGCGGGCGCCAGCTCGCTGCATGGCTCGGCCTGGTACCCAAACAGAATTCAAGCGGCGGAAAAAATATTCTGCTCGGCATCAGTAAGAGGGGCGACACTTATTTGCGAACCTTGTTGATCCACGGGGCGCGTGCCGTCATCCGGGCTGTTCAACGCAGGAACGATCAAGAAGGTTGGCTGCCTCGCCTGCTACAGCGTCGCAATCCCAATGTGGTAGCAGTCGCGCTGGCCAACAAGAACGCCCGGATCGTATGGGCGTTGCTGGCTCACGGGCGGTCATACCAGCTCGGTTATCAAGCTGCCGGCTGA